The Ranitomeya imitator isolate aRanImi1 chromosome 3, aRanImi1.pri, whole genome shotgun sequence genome has a window encoding:
- the LOC138670587 gene encoding uncharacterized protein → MSSSGSPPPQQQQVSESESDEELSEGTETGGDIEVEEEPSSPAAAAAAAGAAERPAQHEGSPRRSQSRRTRRRGRPSASQCAPEYDSDIDIEALIEEVREREPLWNMADRRHADTSVTRRLWLEVCRNIFARWEDLLPQQQSKLCTKVRKRWRSLRDRFKREFNEEMQAPSGSAARKKRRYRYGPNLSFLRETMLSRVTYSSHRAPASTSAPSEAIPPESATGDHVGRPHTSHPSVPSTSSASTSGVQPSLLASDGQQIAFPLPHPSDPATSTPPVGSWRQRQRGQERSYAPEFLHLNAGFQNSFKILGEQVTAGFSMMQSRMSENHHEISSRLDRLYLDVSQAPANLFFQSMLRSMEKLSFDQQMRVMNSCHNALLKVINEPQSTPTPPHTSQSQFQHHAPQYHRQSQYPHHSQYQHHYQYPTRPTTQMYSPVFSSSLPSFPSPVSFPPTPTQHPSGQPPVLPPPSTTDATGRVSPIPPTDVVQPSSPSSHSYSTQQYQDL, encoded by the exons atgtcctcttccggcagccctcctccacagcaacagcaggtatcg gaatcagaatccgatgaggagctgtcggaagggaccgagacgggtggagacatcgaagtggaggaggaaccaagt tctcctgctgctgctgctgctgctgctggtgctgctgaacgtccagcacagcatgaaggttctcccaggcgctcccagagtcggcggactcgacgccgcggtcggccatca gcttcacagtgtgctcccgaatacgattcagatatcgatattgaagccctcatcgaggaggttcgtgaacgggagccactgtggaacatggctgaccgcaggcatgctgataccagtgtcacccgtcggctctggttggaagtatgccggaacatctttgcgaggtgggaggaccttcttccacagcagcagagcaaactat gtaccaaggttaggaagcggtggcggtcattgagggatcgctttaagagggagtttaacgaggagatgcaggccccgagtggctcagcagcaaggaagaagaggaggtacagatatggcccgaacctctccttcctgagggaaaccatgctgagtagagt cacctactccagccaccgtgcgcctgcatctacctctgcaccctctgaagcgatccctcctgagtccgccaccggggaccacgtcggtaggccccacacctctcacccctctgtcccctccacttcatccgcctctaccagtggagtgcagccttccttactcgcatctgatggtcaacagatagcgttccctttaccccacccctctgaccctgccacctctacaccaccggtaggttcatggcggcagcgtcagaggggtcaggaaaggagctatgctcctgagttcttgcatctaaatgcaggcttccaaaattcatttaaaattttgggagaacaagtgactgctggtttcagcatgatgcaatcacgcatgagtgaaaaccaccatgaaatcagcagtcgcttggatagactgtatttagatgtaagtcaagctccagccaatcttttttttcagtccatgctcaggagcatggaaaagctttcttttgatcagcagatgcgggtaatgaatagctgccataacgctctgctgaaggtaattaacgaaccccaatctacccccacacctccccacacatcccagtcccaatttcaacaccatgccccacaatatcaccgccagtcccaatatccacatcactctcaatatcaacatcactaccaatacccaacccggcccacaacccaaatgtattcacccgtgttttcttcatctttgcccagctttccttccccagtaagttttccacctaccccaacacaacacccctctggtcagcctcctgttttaccccccccttccactacagacgcaacaggtagggtttccccaatcccacctaccgacgtggtccaaccttccagcccctcctcccatagttactccacccaacaataccaggacctgtga
- the LOC138670588 gene encoding uncharacterized protein, with protein MMDGVIGRISSLVTEVIFETNRLDIIVREKEAAAERRMMQRRRRRFWIHPINELRMTRGVQSTLYLELRCNPQKFFSYVRMRMEHFDYLVGKIEDVIQRQDTRMRLAITPAERLMVTLRFLATGESLTSLHFQFRLGISTIGGIVKDTCRAIWDTLQLEYIPQPTMEIWMRSSEQFERMCNFPNCVGAVDGKHIRIAKPAGTGSEYYNYKKYFSIVLMAIADANCRFLAVDIGAYGRSNDSQVFKNSPMGRCLYGDTYNFPPARPLPGTSEPALPYVCVGDEAFQLSPHLLKPYSSRELHRTKRVFNYRLTRARRVVECSFGILTAKWRVLLTAIKLDTKTVDDVVKACVVLHNFVISKEPVTLDDEQLETSLWDYRSASVRSTGSVTRMREQFAEYFLSPVGRIPWQDIIV; from the exons atgatggatggtgtaattgggaggatttcgagtttggttactgaagttatatttgagacgaatcgcctggatatcatagtgcgggagaaggaggcggcagcagaaagacggatgatgcaacggagaaggcgacgattctggatacatccaatcaatgagctgcggatgaccaggggtgtccagtccactctctatctggagttgcggtgcaacccccaaaaattctttagttatgtacggatgaggatggaacatttcgattatttggttggaaaaatagaggatgtcatccaaaggcaggacacaaggatgaggcttgccatcacaccggcggagcggctcatggtgacactgcg cttcctagctacgggtgagtctttgacttcactccatttccaattccggctggggatttccactattggcggaattgtgaaggacacatgtcgtgcgatttgggacactttacagctggagtatatcccacaaccaacaatggaaatctggatgagaagttccgaacaatttgagcgaatgtgtaattttccaaattgtgttggtgctgtggacggcaaacacattaggattgcaaaaccggcaggaacaggatcagagtactataactataaaaaatacttctcaattgtactcatggctattgctgacgccaactgccgattccttgctgtggatataggagcgtatggccggtccaacgactcccaagtgtttaaaaactctccgatgggtcgctgcctgtatggagatacatacaatttcccgccagcaagaccgctcccaggaaccagtgaaccagccttgccctatgtgtgtgtaggtgatgaagcctttcaactgtcgccgcacctactgaaaccatacagcagccgtgaattacatcgcaccaagcgggtatttaattaccgtcttaccagagcaagaagagtggtagagtgctctttcggtattttgacagcaaagtggagagttctgctgacggcaataaaactggatacaaaaactgtagacgatgttgtcaaggcatgtgtggtgctccataattttgttatttcaaaggagcccgttaccttggatgacgaacaattggagacatccttgtgggattaccgaagtgcctctgttcgctccaccggttctgttactaggatgagggaacagtttgctgaatattttttgtcacctgttgggcggattccatggcaagacataattgtgtga